DNA from Thermomicrobium roseum DSM 5159:
ACGAGACAGCGCGCCTCGCGGTGCTGATCGCGGACGCGAGCGTGCTCGCAGGGCAGCTCGCCGGTCTGCTGCCGTGGCGTCTGGTCGGTCTCCGCCCGACCCTCGCTGGAGGACTGGTCATCGAGGTGATCGCCTCACCGGTCGACGAGCTGAGCGAACGCGAGGCGGAGCTGGCTCGCCTGCTCAGCCGACCGATCGCACTGGTGTCCGTCGGGGAACGTGCGCTCACCGGCAGTACCGGGCGACCAGCTTTGCCGATCGACCTGGAAGAGGCAGCGGTGAAGCGCTTACTGGCCGGAGCACCGGCTCGACCAGGGGGATTCCCGCGGATCGGCTCGCCGGTGCGCTCGCCCCACGGAAGCGGCGTCGTCTGGTCGGTGCGTACACGCGATCGCACCGTGCTCGTCCGGGTGGGGGACGAGACGGTGCGAGTTCCCCTCGCCGAACTCGTTACCGACGAGCCGGGGTCATGAGCCAGGCGGTGGTACAGGCAAGCGGACGAGGAACAATCCGCGCTCGGTCAGGACGTAGGCGAGCCCCTGCACGTCATCGACCGCGAGATCGAGGAGACCATCGAGCGAGGGAACTCCAGCCCCGCTGATGAACTGCTGGACGAGTGTCCCGTCCGCCTTCAGGCGAAGGATCCGGCCGCTCCGCGTGCCGACATACCGGTAGGGCCGATCCGGTTGCATGGCGAGCGCGACGGCGTCGGTAACGGGCGGCTCGACCGCGGGTGTCACGGTCGTCTCCAGCGCCCCACGGTAAAACGTGAGGATGCGTCCATCGGCGAGCAGGACATGGATGCGGCCATCGATCTCGAAATCAGTCGCCTGTCGGAGCTCCTTGTCGGCCAGTCCACCGGTCCAGTCTTGCGGGAGATTGGCATAGGCACCGTTCAGGAACCGGAGGATCTGCCCGCTCTGTGGTACGAGGAGATAGAGATTACCGGCGAAGCTACCGACAGCCGCTACGTTCTGGTAGGGAGCACCGAACGTGCCGACCGGTTGGGCGCTCCAGCGGGCAGCGGCCGGATCGAACAGATACGCGGCGTTCCCATCGAAGGCGATCGGCGCACCGTCGGCCCAGGCTGCTCCGACCAGTGTTCCCACGGTCCGGCCATCGACCGTATCACCAGGACCGATGAGGCGCACCAGACGCGTTCCGCCAGCATCGAGCCGATATAACGCATCGGTCAAAAGGTAGAGCTGCCCGTTGCCGAAGAAGAGCCGTGGCGCGATGCCGGCAGGTGCGCTCGGAACGGCGCCGAGGACCTGGACAGTTGTGGCCGAGAGGCGCTCGACATGCAACAGGCGATCCAGCGTCCGCTCGATGGCGGCGCGCTCTTGGGCGAGCAGTTCCGGTTGCAGACCGAGGGAGGCGGCACGCTCCAGGCGCTGCGAGGCGGTGGCGAGATACGCGCGGGCGATCGTTGGATCCGTCGCTTGTTCGGCGAGTTGCCGCTCGGCAACGGCCGATTGATACAGGTGCGCGAACTCCTGCTTCCGCTCGCTGACTCGCCCGTTCTGGACGGAGACGACCAGCGTCGTGGTCAGCGCACCGATCAGACCGAGGGCGATGAGTCCAGTCAAGCGGCTCGCCGGCAGGCGAGGCAACTGCCGGCGCACCGGCGTGAAGTCAGGCAACCGGATACGGTCTTCGTGTCGCTCGAGGCGAGGGAGTCCGAAGGTGCCCTCGTCCTGGGGAAGGAGCGGGCGGCGTCGCCGGCGGAGGAGCTGCCAGATTCCTGCGAGTCCAGTCACTGTGGCGATGGCCAGTCCAGCGATCAGCTCGAACAGGGGGCGCCCCCCACCTCGTTTCGCCACTCGTGGTGGCTCGGTTTCTTCTGCGACCGCGTCGAGCGGCTGGGCGTGCCAGCCAGGAGCACCGGTGATCTGGTCCTCGATAGCGTCGACCGGCTCAGCGTCCGTGTCGGCCCGCTCGTCCGGTCGCTCCGCTCGTGCCTCCTTAGTCTGCCTATCCGGGAGCGTCCCGTCAATATCCCGCTCGTCCACTCGCCGCGCAGTACAACTGTCCTGGTTTCCGTCTTCCGGGAGCAAGAGACGGAGGAGTTCGCTCAGTCGGCGCACCGGCTGGCGGGTGAGGCGGATCGGCTCGGGAACACGCAGCGCGACCGCGGGGACTGGTTCAGTATCTCCTGCATCCACCGCGAGTTCCTCCAGCAATTCCGCGAGTCGAGCCGGTGAGGCGCCCGGGAGCGAGTCGGCGTACGCGGCGAGCAGGCGGGCTCCGTACTCGGCGTTGGTGAGGAGCATGACATCTCCGGGGGCACTGCGGGTGTAGTAGAGCGCTGGCTGGATCTGACGAGCATTTCCCAAAGCAGTGGCGTAGCGGCTCGCTGCGTGATCCTCGGACGGGAAGCGATAGAGTTCGCCGTCCTGTGCCACGAGCGCGCATCCGGGAGGTACCTGGGCGAGAACGAGGTCATGCCCGCTCAAGAGAGCGCAGGTGGCACCGAAGCGGTGCCATTGCCGACTGGGTCGCCCGCTGTTCAGCGTCGTGAGCCAGTGGTTGGCTCGCAGGAACGCTTCGGTCAGGGCCTCGCAGAGATCCTCCACTGCCGGATGCTCGCCGAGCTGCCACACGGCGTGCTGCAGCAGCGTGATGATCCGTCGTGCGACCTCCGGGCTGCTCGGCAGGGGATCGATCGGGTCGAGGACGATCGCGAAGGCTCGTCGCTCGACTGCACCATTTCCGATCGGGTATTGGAGCGCGACGTACGGTGAGGGACTCGCCCAGGCTGACCGTGCGCTCCGCTCGACGACATGCGCCATGCTCCGCTCCTCTCGCCGTTGCACACTCCCCCTCGCTAGGACACACCGTCCCCGGGGCGTGGGCCCCTCCGTGCCCACGCTCGCTCGGGCTGTGACCCAGCCGTGCCTGCCTGGCACTGCGCAGTCTAGCACAGGAAGTGTACGTACGTCTAGAGGAACACGCGTTCGTACGCAGATTCTAGAGGAAGTCGTATGGCGAGGTCTCGCGGCGCGGTGGGTTGAGCGGCGATTCACTGACCAGTTCGTCGCTCAGCTCGTCGGGGAAGGAGGGCTCGGCCGGCTGCAGGCCGAGCAGGTCCCGCAAGTTCTGGGCGAGTTGGGTCTCGCCGAGCGCAAGCGCGAGATCGTGCGCCAGCCGCAGGTGATACCGTGCCTCGCCGTCGTTCCCGCGATCGAGCAGGAGCAGCGCAGCGTTGTAATGGAGGGCGAGCGCCGCACGCCGGTCGCCCAATTGCTCCGCAAGCGCGATCGCTTGTTTGTAGGTCGCCAATGCTTCGTCAGCTCGCCCGGACGCATCGAGGACGGTCGCTAGCCCGCGCAGAGCGCGTGCCTGGAGGGGAAGCGAATCGATCTCCTGAGCGAGCTGGGCGGCGGCACGATAATGTTCCTCTGCCTCCCGGAAATAATGCAGTGACTGGTAGAGCCGGGCGATGCGGCCGTGCAGTCGTGTGCGGAGTTCGTCGTTGCCGGTCGCTCGTGCCAGATCGAGCGCTTGGCGCAGGTAGCCGATCGCGTGATGCGGATCGGCCTCCTGAAGCTCGAGTTCCGCCAGGAGCAGCAACGCCCGTTCCTGCGTGACGAAGTCGTGGGCCCGTTCGGCCGCCTCGACCGCTTCGGACAGGCGCTCCATCGCTTCCTGGCGCAGACCCCGTGCCATGGCGATCGAACCCTGAAGAACGGCGAGCTGCGCTTCCAGGCGGGAATCGTCGCTCGCTCGAACCAGATCGGCCGCGTGCTTGGCGACGAGGAGTGCGTCCGCGAGTTCGCCGAACTGGAGGAGCACTTCTCCCGTGCCGATCAACCAGCGCGCCTGCTCGGCAGTGCTGCCCGTCGAACTCGCCAGCCGGAAGGCCTGGTACAGGTACTCCAGGGCCTCGCCCCGATGGTCGAGCGCCGCGTGCGCGAGTCCGGAGAGGCCCAGCAACCGCTGGCGCAGTGCGGTGTCTTCGTTGGTCTCGTGCTGCTGCTGGGCCAATTGGAGAAGTTGAAGTGCCCGCTCTGGCTGGTCTCCCTCGAGGGCGAGCTCCGCGGCATCGAGCAGCGCGCGGATCCCTGCCCGCTGATTGCCGATCCGCAGTTCCAGATGGGCGAGTTGGTTCAGGTGATCAGCGGCGTCTCGGAAACGGCCGGCTTGCCGCTCGAGTTGGGCGAGCCCGATGAGGCACCGGCTCTCCAGCGCCAGGTCGTCCGCTGCGCGGGCTCGCTCCAAGGCGGTCAACAGGGCAGCGCGAGCCTTGCTGAACCGCCGCTGCTCGGCGAGCAGCG
Protein-coding regions in this window:
- a CDS encoding tetratricopeptide repeat protein yields the protein MSVFEQFGRWLRRRQGIERNPLYRIAADVVQGRLTLEQAYALAEQPATVARLADGDLWEVLDEATRARLDYPEHALLLNRLVILAARQKGFDRVLMEANLRAADILADLAIESGEPNPTYQREQELHLQEALRAARRIANATGQRRALARLARLARDRGEHERARELLLRQLESGREDTDTIEDVDTALLLGDLARQEANLAAAREFYSRAARSARRIGHNVGMVDALLRQVSILRELGDLDAAYPLLQQAQEAAERLLDRRLQAEIAIQIGALLAEQRRFSKARAALLTALERARAADDLALESRCLIGLAQLERQAGRFRDAADHLNQLAHLELRIGNQRAGIRALLDAAELALEGDQPERALQLLQLAQQQHETNEDTALRQRLLGLSGLAHAALDHRGEALEYLYQAFRLASSTGSTAEQARWLIGTGEVLLQFGELADALLVAKHAADLVRASDDSRLEAQLAVLQGSIAMARGLRQEAMERLSEAVEAAERAHDFVTQERALLLLAELELQEADPHHAIGYLRQALDLARATGNDELRTRLHGRIARLYQSLHYFREAEEHYRAAAQLAQEIDSLPLQARALRGLATVLDASGRADEALATYKQAIALAEQLGDRRAALALHYNAALLLLDRGNDGEARYHLRLAHDLALALGETQLAQNLRDLLGLQPAEPSFPDELSDELVSESPLNPPRRETSPYDFL